Proteins encoded together in one Anguilla anguilla isolate fAngAng1 chromosome 9, fAngAng1.pri, whole genome shotgun sequence window:
- the hinfp gene encoding histone H4 transcription factor gives MPPSKRSRREDAEVELVCEWESCQDTFSRMQEFCEHVEKHLQALRLEDEDPETLAEEQSCLWQECGFCSVEGPGELLRHVYFHCYHTKLKQWGQNVLQSQPELGSCVLGLQNRNIVPDITDNFVCQWENCETSLDNPEWFYRHVEMHGMCMDMKSNGKEESVVRCGWKDCEATFKARFKLREHLRSHTQEKVVACPTCGGMFANNTKFFDHIRRQTTIEGQRFQCSHCSKRFATERLLRDHMRNHVNHYKCPLCDMTCPSPSSLRNHIKFRHSNEKPYSCEYCEYSCKNLIDLRKHLDTHSSEPTYRCDVFECDYSTRSLHSIKSHYKKVHEGDFIPRYKCHVCDQCFTRGNNLTSHLRKKHHFKWPSGHPRFRYKEHEDGFMRLQLIRYESVELTEQLMERQEGGDRGGAEDRGLGGDTEASQTDCPAQGAAAANGGGGEVGVAELRGIVLDGVQADGSGAGGSGLGPVIHVESGTNEQGEKVFYVLTSAGPSQELILPSAPEDGGGRADSVMMQLQDTAQQLGMEVV, from the exons ATGCCTCCAAGCAAACGTTCACGTAGAGAGGATGCCGAGGTTGAGCTTGTTTGCGAGTGGGAATCGTGTCAAGATACATTCAGTAGGATGCAGGAATTCTGCGAACATGTGGAAAAACATCTTCAAGCCCTGCGACTGGAAGATGAGGATCCCGAAACCCTGG CTGAGGAGCAGAGCTGCTTGTGGCAGGAGTGTGGCTTCTGCTCAGTGGAGGGTCCAGGGGAGCTTCTGAGGCACGTGTACTTCCACTGTTACCACACCAAGCTGAAGCAGTGGGGGCAGAACGTGCTGCAGAGCCAGCCTGAGCTGGGCTCTTGCGTGCTGGGCCTCCAGAACCGAAACATCGTCCCCGACATCACCGACAACTTTGTCTGCCAGTGGGAGAACTGCgag ACCTCACTGGATAACCCGGAGTGGTTTTACCGACATGTGGAGATGCACGGAATGTGCATGGACATGAAGTCCAACGGCAAAGAGGAAAGCGTGGTGCGCTGTGGGTGGAAGG ACTGTGAGGCGACCTTCAAGGCCCGCTTCAAGCTGCGTGAGCACCTGCGCAGCCACACGCAGGAGAAGGTGGTGGCCTGTCCCACCTGCGGGGGCATGTTTGCCAACAACACCAAGTTCTTTGACCACATCCGCCGGCAGACCACCATTGAGG gcCAGCGGTTCCAGTGCTCTCACTGCTCCAAGCGATTCGCCACGGAGCGACTACTGCGGGACCACATGAGGAACCACG tGAACCATTATAAATGCCCACTGTGTGACATGACCTGTccatctccctcctctctgcgtAACCACATCAAGTTCCGCCACAGCAACGAGAAGCCTTACAGCTGTGAATACTGTGAATACAG CTGCAAGAACCTGATCGACCTGCGCAAGCATCTAGACACCCACAGCAGCGAACCGACATACCGCTGTGACGTGTTTGAGTGTGACTACTCCACACGCTCCCTGCACTCAATCAAGAGCCATTACAAGAAGGTTCatgag GGAGATTTCATTCCCCGTTACAAGTGCCATGTGTGTGACCAGTGCTTTACCAGGGGCAACAATCTCACCTCCCACCTTCGTAAGAAGCACCACTTTAAATGGCCCTCAGGGCACCCCAGATTCAG gtacaAGGAACATGAGGATGGCTTCATGCGGCTGCAGCTGATTCGCTACGAGAGTGTGGAGCTGACGGAGCAGCTAATGGAGAGGCAGGAGGGCGGGGACAGGGGAGGTGCTGAGGACAGAGGACTGGGCGGGGACACCGAGGCGTCTCAGACCGACTGCCCCGCGCAGGGGGCGGCAGCGGCCAatgggggcggaggggaggtgggggtggcggAGCTGAGAGGCATCGTGCTGGACGGCGTGCAGGCCGAcgggtcgggggcgggggggagcggcCTGGGACCCGTCATTCACGTGGAGAGCGGGACCAACGAGCAGGGCGAGAAGGTTTTCTACGTGCTGACCAGCGCCGGTCCATCCCAAGAGCTGatcctcccctccgcccccgaggacggggggggcagggcggacAGCGTCATGATGCAGCTGCAGGACACTGCCCAGCAGCTGGGCATGGAGGTGGTTTAG
- the LOC118235854 gene encoding zinc finger protein 2-like yields the protein MKEESLQDGTDYSGVELRSDLQRTEDTQERKPENGMSWQERDILSKIKKEEEWEWQSEDGVRNEEVKGLWRDQEQERDEKFEPEVTGQKLQTDGGLENDGKVDFMKQEGDDLSLQITSCLLKQPRVLIHQHNITDFLVPLVSPPKSITSFGVQTLVATQKQEELLPMRKERSLKQKRKVKTRKRKKSRLDSSEKDASPEPSNGSQNAGENSHCTDRDEEGWVMPLCEASSSPATPSSCSDRPPQGTSQTDQVQKRRRSYQQYWHREYLMDFDPQQNRMNCMVCSSSLVTLQVSTIKRHIRQKHPGSLLLTPADKERIRRSWAEHLGQDPKPSHVPGGMTKGQEELLDSERHSIGQAGELPSQIFVCSHCPFVHTEEVNLQQHIKEAHPGEHSRSLKFGVNQEGNPLLVSRTDQHPSPITTHPTPTQSHTGTAGTYKCSVCGDSFRYPSLLKNHMQIHTGEQRHPCPLCGKSFELESLLTEHLQSYHGEQLYSCSPCGKSFTSPSDLKRHQHIHTGERPYNCSQCGMSFSLPFTLKQHQSIHSGERPFQCRYCAKSFRRAIQLTRHERTHTGESPYHCFQCEKSFKSPSDLTRHKRIHSGERPYLCYQCGKSFSQSSNLIQHQQSHSGERPFRCSQCGKSYSRSSTLTLHLRTHTGERPFVCSQCGKCFTKSFNLKQHLKTHRKASSINTRVEKSLDA from the exons ATGAAAGAAGAATCTCTGCAGGATGGCACAGATtattcaggagtggagctgcgATCAGATCTGCAGAGAACTGAAGACACACAGGAAAGGAAACCTGAAAATGGAATGAGCTGGCAGGAAAGAGACATTCTATCCAAAATAAAGAAGGAGGAAGAATGGGAGTGGCAGAGTGAGGATGGTGTGAGAAATGAAGAAGTCAAGGGACTGTGGAGGGACCAAGAacaagagagagatgaaaaattTGAGCCAGAAGTAACTGGCCAAAAGCTCCAAACTGATGGAGGACTGGAGAATGATGGAAAAGTAGATTTTATGAAACAGGAAGGGGATGACCTGTCACTTCAGATAACTTCCTGTCTGTTGAAACAGCCAAGAGTACTAATCCATCAACACAATATAACAGATTTTTTAGTTCCTTTAGTTTCACCTCCCAAATCCATTACCAGTTTTGGGGTCCAGACATTGGTAGctacacagaaacaggaagagctTTTACCAATGAGGAAAGAGAGATCACTGAAGCAAAAGAGAAAGGTCAAGACCcggaagagaaagaaatcacGTTTGGATTCATCAGAGAAAGA tgcctCTCCTGAACCCTCCAATGGATCTCAGAATGCTG GGGAGAATAGTCACTGTACGGACAGAGATGAAGAGGGCTGGGTCATGCCCCTCTGTGAGGCCTCCAGCAGTCCTgccaccccatcctcctgttCTGATCGCCCACCCCAAGGCACCTCGCAGACGGACCAGGTCCAGAAACGCAGGCGCAGCTACCAGCAGTACTGGCACAGAGAATATCTGATGGACTTTGACCCGCAACAGAACCGGATGAACTGCATGGTGTGCAGCAGCTCACTGGTCACCCTTCAGGTCAGCACCATCAAGCGGCACATCCGGCAGAAGCACCCAGGCTCTCTGCTGCTGACCCCCGCTGACAAAGAGAGAATCCGCAGGAGCTGGGCCGAGCACCTGGGACAGGACCCGAAACCCAGCCATGTGCCAGGCGGGATGACCAAGGGACAGGAGGAGTTGTTGGACAGCGAACGGCATTCCATTG GGCAGGCTGGTGAGCTGCCATCTCAGATCTTTGTCTGCTCCCATTGTCCATTTGTTCACACGGAAGAAGTGAACCTTCAGCAACACATTAAGGAGGCTCACCCTGGAGAGCACAGCAGGAGTCTAAAGTTTGGAGTAAACCAAGAAGGGAACCCACTGCTTGTCAGCAGGACAGATCAACACCCCTCACCCATTACGACACACCCCACTCCAACACAGTCCCATACAGGCACTGCAGGGACCTACaaatgctctgtgtgtggtgACAGTTTCAGATATCCCTCACTTCTGAAAAATCATATGCAGattcacacaggtgagcagcgGCACCCTTGTCCCCTGTGTGGGAAGAGTTTTGAGCTGGAATCCCTGCTCACAGAACACCTGCAATCTTATCATGGAGAGCAGCTGTATTCTTGCTCCCCATGTGGGAAGAGCTTCACTTCTCCATCAGACCTGAAGAGACACCAACATATTCACACAGGGGAGAGACCGTACaactgctcccagtgtgggatGAGTTTCAGCCTGCCGTTTACTTTGAAGCAGCACCAATCGATTCACTCTGGGGAGCGCCCATTCCAGTGCCGCTATTGTGCGAAGAGTTTCAGGCGAGCGATACAGCTAACTCGACATGAGCGAACTCATACAGGGGAAAGCCCTTACCACTGTTTCCAATGTGAAAAAAGCTTCAAATCACCCTCAGACCTGACGAGACACAAGCGAATTCACTCTGGCGAGCGGCCGTACCTTTGCTACCAGTGCGGGAAGAGTTTCAGTCAGTCCAGCAACCTGATACAGCACCAACAGAGCCATTCTGGGGAGCGCCCTTTCcgctgctcccagtgtgggaagagctacAGTCGGTCAAGTACTCTGACACTACATCTGCGGACTCATACAGGTGAACGGCCATTCGTttgctcccagtgtgggaagtgctttacTAAATCTTTTAACCTAAAGCAGCACCTTAAAACTCATAGGAAAGCATCTTCCATTAATACCAGGGTGGAGAAGAGCCTTGATGCCTGA